In Bradyrhizobium guangxiense, one DNA window encodes the following:
- the nifX gene encoding nitrogen fixation protein NifX, with product MKVAFATQDLKCVDAHFGWAKNIAIYDVTPDAHRILQVIEFGDDLTEDGRKDKLTRKIDAIKDCTILYVAAIGGSAAARVVANKIHPLTVIKREAIETLCIKLEDALKGSPPPWLRKALGGTSKAPLHFDDCRTLP from the coding sequence TTGAAAGTCGCTTTTGCCACCCAGGATCTGAAGTGCGTGGATGCGCATTTCGGTTGGGCCAAGAACATCGCTATCTACGACGTCACTCCGGACGCTCACCGCATCCTTCAGGTCATCGAGTTCGGTGACGATCTCACGGAAGATGGCCGCAAGGATAAGCTGACGCGGAAAATCGACGCCATCAAGGACTGCACGATCCTTTATGTCGCTGCGATCGGCGGCTCGGCCGCGGCACGCGTCGTTGCCAACAAAATCCATCCGTTAACGGTGATCAAGCGCGAGGCGATCGAGACCCTCTGCATCAAGCTCGAAGATGCGCTGAAGGGCTCCCCACCACCCTGGTTGCGCAAGGCGCTCGGAGGTACGAGCAAAGCCCCCCTCCATTTTGACGACTGCAGGACGCTTCCATGA
- the nifN gene encoding nitrogenase iron-molybdenum cofactor biosynthesis protein NifN has protein sequence MAIVSTSEKSCTVNPLKMSQPIGGSFAFMGLRGAMPLLHGSQGCTSFGLTLFVRHFREAVPMQTTAMSEVEAVFGGQENVEQAILNIYNGAKPEIIGINSTGLTEIKGEDVERFIYLIQQKHPQLERLPLVYVSTPDFKGAFQDGWDKTVARMVEVLVHPVETGRARDPARINVLPGCHLTPGDLNELRTILEDFGLKPSFLPDLAGSLDGQIPDEFTPTTIGGIGVDEIATMGQAAWTIAIGAQMQRAAEAMYAKTGVRFRLFERLCGLVPNDEFIAFLSKISDRPVPLKYRRQRGQLADAMLDAHFYIGGRKLAIGAEPDLLFDLSSMLYDMGANIAVAVTTTASPVLQRIRTEEVLIGDLEDLEELAKTHGCNLLITHSHGRQAASRLNIPFFRAGFPMFDRLGAGHQLSVGYRGTRDLIFGLANLVIADREAKHQPTPDTWRSVDRDFKTVPSYPQ, from the coding sequence CTACACGGCTCCCAGGGCTGCACCTCGTTCGGCCTGACCCTGTTCGTGCGGCACTTCAGGGAGGCAGTGCCGATGCAGACCACCGCAATGAGTGAAGTCGAGGCCGTGTTCGGCGGTCAGGAAAATGTCGAACAGGCGATACTTAACATCTACAATGGTGCGAAACCGGAAATCATCGGGATCAATTCGACCGGCCTGACCGAGATAAAGGGAGAGGACGTCGAACGATTCATTTACCTGATTCAGCAAAAGCACCCACAGCTCGAAAGGCTTCCGCTGGTTTACGTCTCGACCCCGGATTTCAAGGGCGCGTTCCAGGACGGCTGGGACAAGACGGTCGCACGAATGGTGGAAGTCCTGGTCCATCCCGTCGAGACGGGTCGGGCGCGGGATCCCGCTCGCATCAATGTTCTGCCGGGCTGCCACCTCACGCCAGGCGATCTCAATGAGCTGCGGACGATCCTGGAGGATTTCGGACTGAAACCATCCTTCCTGCCGGACCTGGCCGGTTCGCTCGACGGTCAAATTCCCGATGAGTTCACGCCCACCACGATCGGCGGCATCGGGGTCGACGAGATTGCGACAATGGGGCAGGCGGCATGGACGATCGCGATCGGCGCGCAGATGCAACGTGCGGCGGAGGCCATGTATGCGAAAACAGGCGTACGATTTCGCTTGTTCGAACGCCTCTGCGGCCTCGTTCCCAACGACGAGTTCATCGCGTTTCTGAGCAAGATCAGTGACCGGCCAGTTCCGCTAAAGTACCGCCGGCAGCGCGGCCAACTCGCGGATGCTATGTTGGATGCGCATTTCTACATCGGGGGCCGTAAGCTGGCGATCGGCGCCGAGCCGGACTTGCTCTTCGATCTCTCCAGCATGCTGTACGACATGGGTGCCAATATCGCAGTCGCCGTGACCACAACAGCCTCCCCCGTGTTGCAGCGTATCAGGACGGAGGAGGTCCTGATCGGAGATCTCGAAGATCTCGAGGAACTTGCCAAGACCCACGGCTGCAATCTCCTCATCACCCATTCGCACGGCCGCCAGGCGGCCTCGCGCCTTAACATCCCGTTTTTTCGCGCTGGCTTCCCGATGTTCGATCGTCTTGGCGCCGGCCACCAGCTCTCAGTCGGCTACCGCGGCACGCGCGATCTCATCTTCGGCCTCGCCAATCTTGTCATTGCCGATCGCGAGGCGAAGCACCAGCCGACGCCCGATACTTGGCGAAGCGTTGACCGCGACTTCAAGACCGTCCCGTCCTACCCGCAATAA